One genomic region from Amphiprion ocellaris isolate individual 3 ecotype Okinawa chromosome 20, ASM2253959v1, whole genome shotgun sequence encodes:
- the noxred1 gene encoding NADP-dependent oxidoreductase domain-containing protein 1, whose product MVDVAADLSSVCFESGLTDDEKNLLYLRARSAGLTFCGCAHAAFMYELVHSLRCAIRSHTAGRDPAEDREDRDLCVGILGLGHLGKQLLLFLLEKTSIKPSHVKISTRRPESAVEFVQRGVECFFDSRRLAAWADVLFLCCLPSHLPKVCADLHSHLSKHCLVYTFSSAVPATRLSALLGHDYVLKPQYEFLACDTADMWLSCTQLTTAFTDPLLIEASCPLTMKGGISLGLNWVCAVLYSLLNTCTSASLGSSEALSLINDMFKKKWANTVQFNAQSFISSSYAASLPADEPFPWISLTDVQTKETPLLRFLSNSKSVQQCITAAYKSQLETPAELYRNTPM is encoded by the exons ATGGTGGACGTAGCTGCAGATCTGagcagtgtttgttttgaaagTGGACTGACTGACGACGAGAAGAACTTACTTTACCTTCGTGCACGCTCGGCTGGACTGACGTTTTGCGGGTGCGCGCACGCAGCGTTCATGTACGAGCTCGTCCACTCACTGAG ATGTGCTATCAGAAGTCACACTGCTGGCAGAGACCCAGcagaggacagggaggacagggacCTCTGTGTGGGGATACTTGGGCTCGGTCACCTGggaaaacagctgctgcttttcctcCTTGAAAAGACCAGCATCAAACCATCACATGTTAAAATCTCCACTAGAAGACCAGAATCAGCAG TGGAATTTGTCCAGAGAGGAGTTGAATGTTTCTTTGACAGTCGCAGACTGGCAGCGTGGGCAGATGTtctgttcctctgctgtctgCCTTCTCACCTCCCCAAAGTCTGTGCTGACCTCCACTCTCACCTGTCCAAGCACTGCCTCGTGTACACTTTCTCCTCCGCTGTTCCTGCCACCAG GTTATCTGCTCTTCTCGGACACGATTACGTCCTAAAGCCACAATATGAGTTTCTTGCTTGTGATACTGCAGACATGTGGTTGTCCTGCACTCAGCTGACCACAGCTTTTACAGATCCTTTGCTCATAGAGGCGTCGTGTCCTCTTACAATGAAAG GTGGCATTTCTCTGGGTCTGAACTGGGTGTGTGCAGTGTTGTACAGCCTTTTGAATACCTGCACCTCCGCCAGTCTGGGCTCCAGTGAGGCTCTCTCTCTGATTAACgacatgtttaaaaagaaatgggCGAACACTGTGCAATTTAACGCTCAGAGTTTCATCAGTTCTTCTTACGCAGCTTCCCTTCCTGCAGACGa GCCTTTTCCCTGGATTTCTCTCACTGATGTCCAGACCAAGGAGACACCGTTGCTGCGCTTTTTATCAAACAGTAAATCTGTGCAGCAGTGCATCACTGCTGCATACAAATCCCAGCTGGAGACACCAGCAGAATTATACAGAAACACCCCAATGTAG
- the tmed8 gene encoding protein TMED8 isoform X1, protein MTAMERLEATSELQSRLSSLSFSSFPGITSKQSDNRPLDRLQNTNLSVGFTQSTNQADMDETKEDSGQHCEGDEEAPAELALGEGGEENNSSGSCQLSAEMKAQMPPLNPPATWTSAALKELKAKLRTEKDSMVTVYRGDIMTVHVPTVPEAKKVCWEFATDGYDIGFGIYFDWTPVTSRSITVHISESSDDEDEEEELEGPVSNGDVEKGSKSHANSNLAEILPVYRQDSHLSVHGGSHDFPGEGTYLLKFDNSYSLWRNKTLYYRVYYSA, encoded by the exons ATGACAGCCATGGAGAGATTAGAGGCTACATCAGAGCTGCAGTCACGGCTGTCATCCTTGTCCTTCTCGTCTTTTCCCGGAATAACATCCAAACAGTCCGACAACAGACCGCTGGACAG GCTCCAGAATACAAATCTGTCAGTGGGCTTCACTCAATCCACAAACCAGGCTGATATGGATGAAACCAAGGAGGATTCAGGACAGCACTGTGAG GGTGATGAAGAGGCCCCTGCTGAGCTGGCCCTGGGGGAAGGAGGCGAGGAGAACAACAGCAGTGGGAGCTGTCAGCTCTCTGCTGAGATGAAAG CCCAGATGCCACCCCTGAATCCTCCAGCAACTTGGACATCTGCTGCCCTGAAAGAGCTCAAGGCGAAGCTCCGAACTGAGAAGGACAGCATGGTGACGGTGTACCGAGGCGACATCATGACGGTTCATGTGCCCACTGTGCCCGAGGCCAAGAAAGTGTGCTGGGAGTTTGCTACAGATGGTTATGACATTGGCTTCGGCATATATTTTGACTGGACTCCGGTGACGAGTCGGTCGATCACGGTGCACATCAGCGAGTCAAGTGATgacgaagatgaagaagaggagctGGAAG GGCCCGTCAGCAACGGTGATGTAGAGAAGGGCTCCAAAAGTCACGCCAACTCCAACCTGGCTGAAATCTTACCTGTATACCGTCAGGACAGCCATTTGTCTGTCCACGGGGGGAGCCACGACTTTCCAGGTGAAGGCACGTACCTCCTAAAGTTCGACAACTCCTACTCTCTTTGGCGAAATAAAACACTTTACTACAGGGTTTATTACAGTGCCTGA
- the tmed8 gene encoding protein TMED8 isoform X2: MERLEATSELQSRLSSLSFSSFPGITSKQSDNRPLDRLQNTNLSVGFTQSTNQADMDETKEDSGQHCEGDEEAPAELALGEGGEENNSSGSCQLSAEMKAQMPPLNPPATWTSAALKELKAKLRTEKDSMVTVYRGDIMTVHVPTVPEAKKVCWEFATDGYDIGFGIYFDWTPVTSRSITVHISESSDDEDEEEELEGPVSNGDVEKGSKSHANSNLAEILPVYRQDSHLSVHGGSHDFPGEGTYLLKFDNSYSLWRNKTLYYRVYYSA; encoded by the exons ATGGAGAGATTAGAGGCTACATCAGAGCTGCAGTCACGGCTGTCATCCTTGTCCTTCTCGTCTTTTCCCGGAATAACATCCAAACAGTCCGACAACAGACCGCTGGACAG GCTCCAGAATACAAATCTGTCAGTGGGCTTCACTCAATCCACAAACCAGGCTGATATGGATGAAACCAAGGAGGATTCAGGACAGCACTGTGAG GGTGATGAAGAGGCCCCTGCTGAGCTGGCCCTGGGGGAAGGAGGCGAGGAGAACAACAGCAGTGGGAGCTGTCAGCTCTCTGCTGAGATGAAAG CCCAGATGCCACCCCTGAATCCTCCAGCAACTTGGACATCTGCTGCCCTGAAAGAGCTCAAGGCGAAGCTCCGAACTGAGAAGGACAGCATGGTGACGGTGTACCGAGGCGACATCATGACGGTTCATGTGCCCACTGTGCCCGAGGCCAAGAAAGTGTGCTGGGAGTTTGCTACAGATGGTTATGACATTGGCTTCGGCATATATTTTGACTGGACTCCGGTGACGAGTCGGTCGATCACGGTGCACATCAGCGAGTCAAGTGATgacgaagatgaagaagaggagctGGAAG GGCCCGTCAGCAACGGTGATGTAGAGAAGGGCTCCAAAAGTCACGCCAACTCCAACCTGGCTGAAATCTTACCTGTATACCGTCAGGACAGCCATTTGTCTGTCCACGGGGGGAGCCACGACTTTCCAGGTGAAGGCACGTACCTCCTAAAGTTCGACAACTCCTACTCTCTTTGGCGAAATAAAACACTTTACTACAGGGTTTATTACAGTGCCTGA